AGGACATCACGCCAGCCCCAGAAGCCTCCGGCGGCGTTGTACACGATCTCCCGCACAAGGCCGGGAGCCAGCTCTTCCCGGGGTCCGTGCTCCCAGGTGCACGCATACGCGTCACAACGTTCGATCTTCGAAGGCCGGAGGGTCTGTGTCTTGTCGCACCCGTGACACTGCACCGTCACTTTCACGGCTCCCTTGCGCTTACCCACCACGCACCTTCTTTCCGGTTGCGGCAGTGACCGCGCGGGCTGTCCGGTTTTCTCTGGTTCGCGCGACCGCTGCGGCCCAGCTCTCAGGAACGGAGGCGATTGACGATACCCGAGGCCAGGAGGTATTGGGCGGCAATGTAGGTGGTCATGACCACGAGGCCGTTCATCGGAGGGCGGGGAAGGTCCGCCAAATCGAACGCGATCAGCGTGTCGGACAGCAGGAACAGGGCGCCGCCGGCCCCGATCCGAAGGCCGTGTCCGGCTGCGGTCATCGCGGTGGCGGTCAGCAGCAGCGAATAGCCGGCCACCGGCAGGCGCAGGTCGCCAAGGCCCGGCCAGAGGGAGAACACCAGGCCCGCCCAGATGACGGCGTAGATCACCGGGACCACCGGGCGGCGGCGCAACCCGTCGAGCGCCCCCTCCCGGACGAAGTAGGTCACGTAACAGACGTGCGCCCCGGCGAACAGGGCCATCCGGCCAGGAAAAGACCGTCGATCTCCAGGGCTACGTCACCGCCCCAGGAGAGCAGGAGCGCCGCCACCAGCGGGCGCGGTCCCCGCCGGGCCAGCACCCAGGCCGCGAGCAGTGGCATGAGCAGTGCCTTGGTCAGGGAATCCATCGGGCCGACGTCGGCGGCGACCAGCGCCAGATGAACCGCGGAACAGAGCCAGAAGGCGACCAGGACAGTGCGGGAGAGCGGCCCGGCCCGTAGAACATCATTCTGCACATGTGGATGTTAAAGCCTGCCGCCACGGTGACCCAAGACACTCGGGCCACGGAGTGGGAGGCGGTCGCCGAAACCGCCTGATCTTTCCACCGCTGGCCGGCGGCCGCCGAAGTCCTGCCGTCGGGTGTGATCGCGCATACGGCCCGGCGACCGCACCCGACGGACGGACCTGACTACTCCGAGAAACCGTTGCGCCTCAGCCGATCGATCAACTCATCCATGGTCTTCGGCTCCAGCCACGGAGACTCTCCGGCGACTCCCAGCGGCTCCTTACCGCCGACGAGCGCGGACCGACCGGACTTCTGCTGGGCGAGGAGCGGATCTTCGAAGACCAGGCCCTGCGGCGGGACGCTCACAGCACGGGCCCCTGCTGCCAGCCGTCCACCACTCCGGCCGCGACGATCGGACGCCTTCCGGCCAGGACCTCCGGCGAAGGCGCCGGATCGTAGTCCGCTTCGGCTCCACGAAGAACCGACACGTCAAGGGCCCCGCCGGAGGGTTCCTTGACGCTCGGCTCATGCCCATGGCTTGACAGCGCCTCGGCTTTCTCGCCGTTCTCTCCTTCTTGAGCTGCGCATCCGGTCAGCAGCAAGGCGGACGCGAGTAGAGCGGTGATGCCAGAACGCTTTTTCATCGTCACCTTCCCTCCGGCTCAGAACCACGCATTGGGGTGATCATGAGGGCGGTCGGTGCCACGCGGCGGAAGATATGTTGGTTCTGCATACGTCGAACGGGCTCTCTGCGTAATGTCATCGCTACAAATCGTGACTGAAGCGGGGGTTGTCGTTGTTGACTCGCGCGCAGATCCGGCTCGTGATGGCCGGACTCATGCTCGCCATGCTGCTCGCCGCGCTGGACCAGATGATCGTCGCCACCGCGTTGCCAACGATCGCGCAGGAACTCGGCGGGCTGGACCAGCTCTCCTGGGTGGTCACGTCCTACCTCCTCGCGTCGACGGCCGGAACCCCGCTGTACGGCAAGCTTTCCGACCTGTACGGCCGTAAGCGGGTCTTCCAGAGCGCGATCGTCATCTTCCTGATCGGCTCCATCCTGTGCGGTCTCGCCCAGAACATGGCTCAGCTGATCGTCTTCCGGGGGGTTCAGGGGCTGGGCGGCGGCGGTCTCATGGCGCTCGCGATGGCGATCATCGCCGATGTCGTCCCGCCCCGCGACCGGGGTCGCTACCAAGGGCTCTTCGGCGGTGTGTTCGGCCTGGCCAGCGTCGCCGGGCCTCTTGTCGGCGGCTTCTTCACCGACCACTCCACCTGGCGTTGGATCTTCTGGATCAACCTTCCGCTCGGGGTGGTCGCCCTCGCCGTGGTGGCGGTCACGCTCCACCTGCCCGGCAAAAGGGTGCAGCACAGCATCGACTATCTCGGAGCCGTCCTCCTGGTCGCCGCCGTGTGCTGCATCCTGATGGTCACGGTATGGGGAGGTAGAACGTACGACTGGTCCTCCTGGCAGATCATCGGCCTCGCGGGTGTGGGCACCTGCCTGGCCGCGGCCTTCGCCGCCTGGCAACGCAGGGTGTCCGAACCCATCCTGCCGCCACGGGTCATCGCCCATCCCGTGGTCGCGGTCAGCGCGGGGCTGTCGCTGCTGTCGGGTGTCGCGCTCTTCGGCGCCATCGTCTACCTGCCCGCCTACTTCCAGATCGTCCGCGGCGACACGGCCACCGAATCCGGACTGGCCCTTGTCCCGCTGACCGGCGGGGTGATCGTCTCCTCCATGGTGAGCGGATGGCTGATCTCCAAGACAGGCCGGTACAAGGCGATGCCCATCCTGGGCGCGACGGTCCTGGCCGCTGGTCTCTACCTCCTCAGCCTCGTCGAAGTCGACACCTCCATGGCCGTGCTCATGACCTTCACCGTCGTGGTCGGCCTCGGCGTGGGCGGCTTCATGCAGGTGCCGCTGGTGGCGACGCAGAACGCGGTACGGCCCGGCGACATCGGCAGCGCATCCAGCGCGATCGCTTTCTTCCGCACGCTTGGCGGCTCACTGGGGACCGCACTGTTCGGCACGGTCCAGATCCGCGCCCTGGAGGAGGAACTGAGGAGGGCCGGCCTGCCGGCGCAAGCCGTACAGCTCGATCCTGAACTCCTCAAACACCTTCCCGCCATGCAGTTGCGGGAGTTGCATGAGGCGTTCACCACGGCCGTCCAGGCCGTCTACCTGTGGGCGATACCGTTCGCGATCGCCAGCCTGTTGCTCGCGCTGTTCCTGAAGGAGATACCGCTGCACGGGCGTACGTCCACCCGGCCGGGCGCGGTGACCCTTGCAGTGACCGGCGTCGCCCTCACGTGGCTCGCCGACCGGCTCGAACACGGCGGATCACCGCGACTGGTCGCAGCCGCCGCCCGGCTTGTCCCCGCCGACCAGGCCGGTGACGATGCCACCCGCGCCCGCGTAGCCTCCCGTCAGGTCCTCAGACCACTGGCCGGGCAGGTCCTCCTCGCGGCATTAACGGAAAAGGAGAGGAAATGACGCGTTACCTGGCCGGCCTGATCACGGCGACCGCCGCTCTGGGCGTAGGGGCATGGCTGCTGCTCGCGCCGTACGCGCTGAACTACCCCTCCGGTGGCGCCGCGTTGAAAGTCGATCTGTGGACGGGAGCGGGAGTGTGCGCACTCTCCCTGGCCACCATCCTGGTGTGGGTGCGAGCATGGCGTGCCCAGCTCCGCGCCGACGGGCTTCTCCCCGAGCGTCCCACCCCGCAGCCCGGCATGCCGGACGAGCCGGACCAGCCGCTCCCCGCCGCTACCGCGCCGACGATCGAGGACCTGCACAGCCTGCTCAAACCCCTGGTGGCCGCACTGGCCGCCGATCAACTGGAGCACGCGGGCAGCAAGGTCAGCGGTGCGACCAGCGGGCACACCGAGGAGGCGTGATGAGCAGACTGGGAATCATCGGTATCGGCCTGCTCTCCGCAACCGGGATCTGGCTGGTCGCCGCGCCGTTCGTGACCGGCCA
This DNA window, taken from Streptosporangium album, encodes the following:
- a CDS encoding MDR family MFS transporter, giving the protein MTRAQIRLVMAGLMLAMLLAALDQMIVATALPTIAQELGGLDQLSWVVTSYLLASTAGTPLYGKLSDLYGRKRVFQSAIVIFLIGSILCGLAQNMAQLIVFRGVQGLGGGGLMALAMAIIADVVPPRDRGRYQGLFGGVFGLASVAGPLVGGFFTDHSTWRWIFWINLPLGVVALAVVAVTLHLPGKRVQHSIDYLGAVLLVAAVCCILMVTVWGGRTYDWSSWQIIGLAGVGTCLAAAFAAWQRRVSEPILPPRVIAHPVVAVSAGLSLLSGVALFGAIVYLPAYFQIVRGDTATESGLALVPLTGGVIVSSMVSGWLISKTGRYKAMPILGATVLAAGLYLLSLVEVDTSMAVLMTFTVVVGLGVGGFMQVPLVATQNAVRPGDIGSASSAIAFFRTLGGSLGTALFGTVQIRALEEELRRAGLPAQAVQLDPELLKHLPAMQLRELHEAFTTAVQAVYLWAIPFAIASLLLALFLKEIPLHGRTSTRPGAVTLAVTGVALTWLADRLEHGGSPRLVAAAARLVPADQAGDDATRARVASRQVLRPLAGQVLLAALTEKERK